In Paeniglutamicibacter kerguelensis, one genomic interval encodes:
- a CDS encoding thiamine pyrophosphate-dependent enzyme, giving the protein MSLSAGHLIVKTLEAHGVARVYAVPGESYLDVLDGLHDSPIHTVVTRHEGGAGFMALAEGRLGETPGIAMVTRGPGAANAMIAIHTAWQDSTAMVLFVGLIPLADRGRDSFQEFSLEGWFSTTSKAVFVLDDEHQAGDVVARAMRLASTGRPGPVVVGLPEDVLVRITSSPVPPVLPLPDAAPSTASLDSLSGMLRDATRPAIIVGGDGWDSATSATLAEFAAAAHVPVLADWRAYDAVDHDSPAYAGWLGYGRAERTVKALNDADLLVFIGCTRGDVLSEGYKAALDTPTIVVSPDAELTGHAGRIDAHLGLGPAQFVSALPAGDEVRGTRSAQWMDTLRQEQLDFTAPGPDGGTGVDLGLAFESLEAALDADRIITYGAGNATLWGHRYLSHHGPKSLAGPRNGAMGLSVPAAVAASIMHPGRHVVAICGDGDFFMNAQELAVSFAHGGTPLVIVVDNGIYGTIVDHQRRHYPQRPSGTSMSNPDFAKWIESFGGHGEFVASTEDFAPALERALASGLPAVLHLKTDPSTMGPGTVAHRAEVSA; this is encoded by the coding sequence ATGTCACTGTCAGCCGGCCACCTCATCGTCAAAACCCTCGAAGCCCACGGCGTGGCCCGCGTCTATGCGGTGCCGGGCGAAAGCTACCTCGACGTGCTCGACGGACTGCACGACTCCCCGATCCACACGGTGGTCACCCGCCACGAGGGCGGCGCGGGCTTCATGGCCCTGGCCGAGGGCCGGCTCGGCGAAACCCCGGGCATCGCCATGGTCACCCGCGGCCCCGGCGCCGCCAACGCCATGATCGCGATCCACACCGCATGGCAGGACTCCACCGCGATGGTGCTCTTCGTAGGGCTGATCCCGCTGGCCGACCGCGGACGCGACTCCTTCCAGGAATTCAGCTTGGAGGGCTGGTTCTCCACCACCTCCAAGGCGGTGTTTGTGCTCGATGACGAGCACCAGGCCGGCGACGTGGTGGCACGGGCCATGCGACTGGCTTCCACCGGGCGCCCCGGACCCGTCGTGGTGGGCCTGCCCGAGGACGTTCTGGTCCGCATCACTTCCTCCCCCGTCCCGCCGGTGCTTCCGCTGCCCGACGCCGCGCCGAGCACCGCAAGCCTCGACTCGCTGTCCGGCATGCTGCGCGACGCCACGCGGCCGGCGATCATCGTCGGCGGGGACGGCTGGGACTCGGCCACCTCGGCCACGCTTGCCGAATTCGCCGCGGCCGCCCATGTGCCGGTGCTTGCCGATTGGCGCGCCTATGACGCCGTCGACCACGATTCCCCCGCCTACGCGGGCTGGCTGGGCTACGGCCGGGCCGAACGCACCGTGAAGGCGCTGAACGATGCAGACCTTCTGGTTTTCATCGGCTGCACCCGCGGCGACGTGCTCTCCGAGGGCTACAAGGCCGCGCTGGACACCCCGACGATCGTCGTTTCCCCGGATGCGGAACTAACCGGCCATGCGGGGCGCATCGATGCGCACCTGGGCCTCGGCCCGGCGCAATTTGTCTCCGCCCTTCCCGCCGGCGACGAGGTCCGCGGCACCCGGAGCGCACAGTGGATGGACACGCTGCGCCAAGAGCAGCTGGACTTCACGGCCCCCGGCCCCGACGGCGGCACCGGCGTCGACTTGGGGCTGGCCTTCGAATCCCTGGAGGCCGCCCTGGACGCCGACCGGATCATCACCTACGGCGCCGGCAACGCCACGCTGTGGGGCCACCGCTACCTCAGCCACCACGGCCCGAAGTCGCTGGCCGGACCGCGCAACGGCGCCATGGGGCTCTCGGTTCCGGCCGCGGTCGCGGCAAGCATCATGCACCCGGGCCGCCACGTGGTGGCGATCTGCGGGGACGGGGATTTCTTCATGAACGCCCAGGAACTTGCCGTCTCCTTTGCCCACGGGGGGACCCCGCTGGTCATCGTGGTGGACAACGGCATCTACGGCACCATCGTCGACCACCAGCGCCGGCACTACCCGCAGCGCCCCTCCGGCACGTCGATGAGCAACCCCGACTTCGCGAAGTGGATCGAGTCCTTCGGCGGCCACGGCGAATTCGTCGCCAGCACCGAGGACTTCGCCCCGGCACTCGAGCGGGCCCTGGCCAGCGGCCTGCCGGCCGTGCTGCACCTGAAGACCGACCCCTCCACCATGGGCCCGGGCACCGTGGCGCACCGCGCGGAGGTCTCGGCATGA
- a CDS encoding amidohydrolase: MRLDLVVRAGTILTMDEARPAAREMGVIGGRIVGFDEELTGCTAERTEDFGDAVITPGFIDAHCHTTWWGLGLSALDLSPARGLEELYALLESEMLRLEDRPGVWLNGTGFNHKHHDGLFPDIKRLDAITGDRPLYLRHVSGHASITNTATLRLASALDEGFTNPVGGAVVRDAHGNPTGLVEESAQGLIQNLLLPYSVDQIVGALDAATTRYAAEGITSFTEAGVGGGWIGHSPVEITAYQEALGAGRLHARAQLMPALDALAEQSSHASDSHGAGGGRGLSLGIRAGFGNEHLSLGPIKVFMDGSLLGATAAVTEDYCGHQHNTGYLLDTPEQYRERVSSAYRGGWPVALHAIGDAAIDLAIEIISGLQERHGMNALPNRIEHFGIARPDQVAAVARHGIAVTPQASFIGPLGDQFAQLVGPEREGWLYRGASLLEAGVLAAGSSDLPVADNNVRRAMASAVDRRTEKGRVLGGASECLSPLEALRLYTVNAARATGQFDDRGSLSRGKLADFVVLSESPLETEDIAALHIIGTFVGGKQSYSSLNVDAPAAV, encoded by the coding sequence ATGAGGCTCGATTTGGTTGTCCGCGCCGGCACCATCCTCACCATGGACGAGGCGCGCCCCGCGGCCCGCGAGATGGGCGTCATCGGCGGCCGGATCGTCGGCTTCGACGAGGAACTCACCGGATGCACGGCGGAGCGCACCGAGGACTTCGGCGATGCCGTGATCACCCCCGGCTTCATCGACGCGCACTGCCACACCACCTGGTGGGGACTGGGCCTGTCGGCGCTGGACCTCTCCCCCGCACGCGGGCTGGAGGAACTCTATGCCCTGCTCGAATCCGAGATGCTGCGGCTGGAGGACCGGCCCGGCGTGTGGCTCAACGGCACGGGATTCAACCACAAACACCACGACGGCCTGTTCCCGGACATCAAGCGGCTCGACGCGATCACCGGCGACCGCCCGCTGTACCTGCGCCATGTGTCCGGCCACGCCTCGATCACCAACACCGCCACGCTGCGCCTGGCCAGCGCACTGGACGAGGGTTTCACCAACCCCGTGGGCGGCGCCGTGGTCCGCGATGCCCACGGCAACCCGACCGGCCTGGTCGAGGAATCGGCACAGGGACTCATCCAGAACCTGCTGCTTCCGTACTCCGTGGACCAGATCGTCGGGGCCCTGGACGCGGCAACCACACGCTACGCGGCCGAGGGCATCACCTCCTTCACCGAGGCGGGCGTGGGCGGCGGCTGGATCGGCCACTCCCCCGTCGAAATCACCGCCTACCAAGAGGCCCTGGGCGCAGGCCGCCTGCATGCCCGCGCCCAGCTCATGCCGGCCCTGGACGCCCTGGCGGAGCAGTCCTCGCATGCCTCCGACTCCCATGGCGCCGGAGGCGGCCGCGGCCTGAGCCTTGGCATCCGGGCGGGGTTCGGCAACGAGCACCTGTCACTGGGCCCCATCAAGGTCTTCATGGATGGCTCCCTGCTGGGAGCCACCGCCGCCGTGACGGAGGACTACTGCGGGCACCAGCACAACACCGGCTACCTGCTCGACACCCCGGAGCAGTACCGCGAACGGGTCTCCTCCGCGTACCGCGGCGGCTGGCCGGTTGCCCTGCACGCCATCGGGGATGCGGCCATCGACCTGGCGATCGAGATCATTTCCGGCCTGCAGGAACGCCATGGCATGAATGCACTGCCCAACCGCATCGAGCACTTCGGCATCGCCCGCCCGGACCAGGTGGCTGCGGTGGCCCGGCACGGCATTGCGGTGACCCCGCAGGCTTCCTTCATCGGCCCGCTGGGCGACCAGTTTGCCCAGCTCGTCGGGCCCGAACGCGAGGGCTGGCTCTACCGCGGCGCCTCGCTCCTCGAGGCCGGCGTCCTGGCCGCGGGCAGCTCCGACCTGCCGGTGGCCGACAACAACGTCCGCCGCGCCATGGCCTCCGCGGTCGATCGCCGCACCGAAAAGGGCCGGGTGCTCGGCGGGGCGTCCGAATGCCTCTCGCCGCTTGAGGCCCTGCGCCTGTACACGGTCAACGCCGCCAGGGCCACCGGCCAATTCGATGACCGCGGCAGCCTGTCCCGCGGCAAGCTTGCCGACTTCGTGGTGCTCTCCGAGTCCCCGCTGGAAACCGAAGACATCGCCGCCCTGCACATCATCGGCACCTTCGTCGGCGGAAAGCAGAGCTACTCGTCGCTGAACGTCGACGCCCCGGCCGCCGTCTAA
- a CDS encoding M20 family metallo-hydrolase, with amino-acid sequence MNSHHASFLADFASMSSNGATAGGGVDRQAATVADGQNRNWFRGLVEGHGFTVHYDQVGNQYSMLELSPGAPWIAVGSHLDSQPLGGRFDGAYGVLAGAHAAKRVQEMLAAAGGESNAKFNIVVINWFNEEGCRFKPSMMGSSVYTGKLSAAQVLKTTDPDGVSVREALESIGTIGDFDLPVSAYVEIHIEQGRSLEDRGLTIGLVESTWGANKYEFVVHGDQAHTGATIIADRQDALLGASALVVAAREIALEHSTEEHMVITSCGEFNVFPNSPVVVASRVNLLVDVRSTDPDVLAAADAALHARVAKIEKMANVKIVRGAEHVWGAKAYDQAGLKLAAEAAESLGLSHGVVRTLAGHDSTNMKDLVPTIMLFIPSVEGISHNERELTSDDDMVAGVDLLSEVLLRVVRGEFVA; translated from the coding sequence ATGAATTCACACCACGCATCGTTCCTTGCCGACTTCGCCTCGATGAGCAGCAACGGCGCCACCGCCGGCGGCGGCGTCGACCGCCAGGCCGCAACCGTTGCCGACGGCCAGAACCGCAATTGGTTCCGCGGCCTGGTCGAGGGCCACGGCTTCACCGTCCACTACGACCAGGTCGGCAACCAGTACTCGATGCTCGAGCTCTCCCCCGGCGCCCCGTGGATCGCGGTCGGGTCCCACCTGGATTCGCAGCCGCTGGGCGGACGCTTCGATGGAGCCTACGGCGTGCTCGCCGGCGCCCACGCCGCCAAGCGCGTGCAGGAAATGCTGGCCGCGGCCGGGGGCGAGTCGAACGCCAAGTTCAACATCGTCGTCATCAACTGGTTCAACGAGGAAGGGTGCCGCTTCAAGCCCTCCATGATGGGCAGCTCCGTCTACACCGGCAAGCTTTCGGCGGCCCAGGTCCTGAAAACCACCGACCCCGACGGCGTCTCGGTGCGCGAGGCCCTGGAGTCGATCGGCACCATCGGCGATTTCGATTTGCCGGTCAGCGCCTACGTGGAGATCCACATCGAACAGGGACGCTCCCTCGAGGACCGCGGCCTGACCATCGGCCTTGTCGAATCGACCTGGGGCGCAAACAAGTACGAGTTCGTGGTGCACGGCGACCAGGCCCACACCGGGGCAACGATCATCGCCGACCGCCAGGATGCGCTTCTGGGCGCCTCGGCGCTGGTTGTCGCTGCCCGCGAGATCGCGTTGGAGCACTCGACCGAGGAGCACATGGTGATCACCTCGTGCGGCGAGTTCAACGTGTTCCCGAATTCGCCGGTCGTCGTGGCGAGCCGGGTGAACCTGCTTGTGGATGTGCGCTCCACGGACCCGGACGTGTTGGCGGCTGCGGACGCGGCCCTCCATGCCCGGGTGGCGAAGATCGAGAAGATGGCCAACGTCAAGATCGTGCGCGGTGCCGAGCATGTTTGGGGTGCCAAGGCCTACGATCAGGCAGGCCTGAAGCTGGCCGCCGAAGCAGCCGAGAGCCTGGGCCTGAGCCATGGCGTGGTGCGCACGCTGGCCGGGCACGATTCGACGAACATGAAGGACCTCGTTCCCACCATCATGCTTTTCATCCCCAGCGTCGAGGGCATCAGCCACAACGAACGCGAGTTGACGAGCGACGACGACATGGTCGCCGGCGTGGATCTGCTCAGCGAGGTGCTTCTGCGCGTGGTGCGCGGCGAATTCGTCGCCTAG
- a CDS encoding DUF664 domain-containing protein — translation MPSPAPKDHLLLEFSLLKFDEMTRIVAALGDELATRPPAVPGANAPYGILNHCLGMMRRWSSTVNRGIEIPRDRDAEFTQLGPVAELLSRAASVREEFTTDVMSVDPAAAPVFIPEGREIFWAATTQGVLLHVFEELCQHLGQLEITRDLLIANAESGRP, via the coding sequence ATGCCGTCGCCTGCTCCCAAGGACCACCTGCTCCTGGAATTTTCGCTGCTGAAGTTCGATGAGATGACCCGGATCGTTGCGGCATTGGGCGATGAACTTGCAACGAGGCCCCCGGCAGTGCCGGGGGCCAACGCCCCCTACGGAATCCTCAACCATTGCCTCGGGATGATGCGCCGCTGGAGCAGCACGGTGAATCGCGGGATAGAAATTCCCCGTGATCGCGATGCGGAGTTCACGCAGCTTGGTCCCGTGGCGGAACTCCTGTCCCGGGCCGCTTCCGTCCGCGAGGAATTCACCACCGATGTCATGTCGGTGGACCCGGCGGCCGCGCCGGTTTTTATTCCCGAGGGCCGCGAGATTTTCTGGGCGGCGACCACCCAGGGTGTCCTGCTGCATGTGTTCGAGGAGCTCTGCCAGCATCTGGGGCAACTCGAGATCACCCGGGACCTGCTCATCGCCAACGCGGAAAGTGGCCGACCATGA
- a CDS encoding methyltransferase domain-containing protein: MNRTFEELVSEAENAPIDGWDFSWFEGRATEERPSWGYSRLLAERLPAVSAALDLQTGGGEVIVGIPVHPPLMVVTEGWEPNIAKATALLHPRGVAVVADSPEPPLPFGDAAFDFVTSRHPVKVYWAEIARVLRPGGIYLAQHVGPHSVFEVVEYFLGEQPEAIRLARHPDFDVEAAEDAGLEVADLRLEELRLEFHDIGAVVYFLRMVVWMVPGFSVEAYIPRLREMHDLIVSEGPFVAHSTRFLIEARKPH; encoded by the coding sequence ATGAACCGCACCTTTGAGGAGCTTGTCTCCGAGGCCGAAAACGCACCTATCGATGGGTGGGACTTTTCGTGGTTTGAGGGGCGCGCCACCGAGGAACGCCCCTCGTGGGGATACTCCCGGCTTCTTGCCGAACGCCTTCCCGCGGTTTCCGCCGCGCTGGACCTGCAGACCGGGGGCGGAGAAGTCATCGTCGGCATTCCCGTGCACCCGCCGCTCATGGTGGTGACCGAGGGCTGGGAACCCAACATTGCCAAGGCCACCGCGTTGCTACATCCCCGGGGCGTGGCAGTCGTGGCGGATTCGCCCGAACCGCCGCTCCCCTTCGGTGATGCCGCCTTTGACTTCGTCACCAGCCGCCATCCCGTGAAGGTTTACTGGGCGGAAATTGCCCGTGTGCTTCGGCCCGGCGGAATCTACCTGGCACAGCATGTTGGTCCGCACAGCGTCTTTGAAGTTGTTGAGTACTTCCTGGGTGAACAACCCGAAGCGATTCGGCTGGCTCGCCACCCGGACTTCGATGTCGAGGCCGCGGAGGATGCCGGGCTGGAAGTCGCCGACCTGCGGTTGGAAGAGTTGCGCCTTGAGTTCCATGACATCGGCGCAGTGGTCTACTTCCTGCGGATGGTCGTTTGGATGGTTCCGGGCTTCAGCGTCGAGGCATATATCCCGCGGCTCCGCGAGATGCACGATCTCATTGTTTCCGAGGGCCCGTTCGTGGCGCACTCTACGCGTTTCCTCATAGAGGCCCGCAAGCCACATTAG
- a CDS encoding HNH endonuclease — protein MTTRSETGGLGDGSESGPGDLTYEYLAEQGMDLRRFLQQALNAEGTDGLRAIAAALDHTRISTSSYERVECIAALEELKSSACAFQAKTTCVYDDEVAERRTAKGERILNSNWGVGPEIAFARHQPPRSGAQYLDFCHVLTDDLVFSYDALHRGVITEAEAIIVVKETRGLTREQRGEIDIRLFSEGHQCFGLGGKKLAAMIREWALAYGSEKEIDLEARAIKERYISIFPIDRHRMKITGILPTEYGVLIAQVLESLVSSAKAQGDDRSRQHLAADSLLERLTGLDSPTAIPIQLGLVMTDRTLFQGHSEPALLQGYGIISAQKARRLISGSEESPNELGIWLRRLYTAPGTGDLIAMDSTQRLFGGGLKKFINIRDQFCRSPFCDSPIRHLDHVVQAARGGPTSAENSGGSCVFCNQTKECPGWKEETIPGPRHTKRVTTFSGHTYDSTALPLPGTNQYNVHPTPPHNRQ, from the coding sequence ATGACAACGAGGTCAGAAACGGGTGGTCTTGGGGACGGTTCGGAATCCGGTCCCGGGGACCTGACCTATGAGTATCTGGCCGAACAGGGCATGGACTTGCGCCGCTTCCTCCAACAGGCACTGAACGCCGAGGGCACTGACGGGCTGCGGGCCATCGCGGCAGCCCTGGACCACACACGCATTTCCACATCGTCTTATGAGCGGGTCGAATGCATCGCGGCGCTGGAAGAGCTCAAGTCCAGCGCGTGCGCATTTCAGGCAAAGACCACATGCGTTTATGACGATGAAGTTGCCGAACGTCGCACAGCCAAGGGAGAACGGATACTCAACTCCAATTGGGGTGTGGGACCGGAGATCGCTTTTGCCCGCCATCAGCCACCACGCTCCGGTGCCCAGTACCTGGACTTTTGCCACGTTCTCACCGATGACTTGGTCTTCTCTTACGATGCACTGCATCGAGGAGTGATCACCGAGGCGGAAGCCATCATCGTCGTCAAGGAAACGCGTGGACTCACCCGGGAACAACGCGGAGAAATCGACATCCGGCTTTTCTCCGAGGGGCACCAATGTTTTGGGCTCGGAGGCAAGAAGCTTGCAGCCATGATCCGGGAATGGGCGCTGGCATACGGGTCGGAAAAGGAAATCGACCTTGAAGCCAGAGCCATAAAGGAACGCTACATCAGCATTTTCCCCATCGATCGCCACCGGATGAAAATCACCGGGATCCTACCCACCGAATACGGGGTGTTGATCGCGCAAGTACTTGAGAGCCTGGTCTCCAGCGCAAAAGCACAGGGCGATGATCGTTCGCGTCAGCATCTGGCAGCTGATTCGCTTCTTGAGCGCCTGACCGGATTGGACAGTCCCACCGCAATACCCATCCAACTGGGGCTGGTCATGACCGATCGGACCCTCTTTCAAGGACACTCCGAGCCGGCGCTCTTGCAAGGCTACGGAATCATCTCCGCCCAGAAGGCCCGCAGACTCATCAGCGGCAGCGAAGAGAGCCCCAACGAGTTGGGGATCTGGCTACGGCGCCTCTATACGGCGCCGGGAACGGGTGATCTCATTGCAATGGATTCGACGCAACGGCTCTTTGGCGGCGGGCTGAAGAAATTCATCAACATTCGAGACCAGTTCTGCAGGTCGCCCTTTTGCGATAGTCCGATCAGGCATTTGGACCACGTGGTTCAAGCCGCTCGAGGCGGACCGACCTCGGCTGAAAACTCGGGAGGATCCTGTGTTTTCTGCAACCAGACCAAGGAATGTCCGGGCTGGAAAGAAGAAACAATTCCGGGGCCACGGCACACCAAACGAGTCACAACCTTCAGCGGCCACACATATGATTCCACGGCGTTGCCTCTGCCTGGCACCAACCAGTACAACGTCCACCCCACACCGCCGCACAATCGACAGTAA
- a CDS encoding SDR family oxidoreductase produces MNKTLLPLGVTGSSGVLGGIVATALSKAGIEQRLLLRTPSRAPLLAGSTVVAASYENTVRTRKALSGIGTLFMVSASESADRLDQHRAFIDAAVDSGVNHVVYTSFMAAAADAVFTLARDHFATEEYIKSSGLAWTFLRDNFYADFMSAMVGEDGAIRGPAGNGRCSIVARADVARTAAAVLQEPSKHAYQSYDLTGPEALSFPEIAGILSAEGLRQVGFVNETLDQAYASRAGYQAPDWQVDAWVSTYTAIASGALESVSGDIESITGQAPMGLRELLRTAVS; encoded by the coding sequence ATGAACAAAACTTTGCTCCCACTCGGCGTGACGGGTTCCAGCGGCGTCCTTGGCGGGATCGTGGCAACCGCGTTGTCCAAGGCAGGCATCGAGCAACGCCTGTTGCTGCGAACGCCAAGCCGTGCTCCACTCCTGGCCGGATCCACGGTGGTGGCGGCATCCTACGAAAACACCGTCCGAACACGCAAAGCCCTATCCGGGATCGGCACCCTGTTCATGGTCTCCGCGTCGGAAAGCGCGGATCGCCTGGACCAGCACCGCGCATTCATCGATGCAGCCGTGGATTCCGGGGTAAATCACGTGGTGTACACGTCGTTTATGGCGGCGGCCGCCGATGCCGTCTTCACCCTGGCCCGCGACCACTTCGCCACCGAGGAATACATCAAGTCCTCCGGGTTGGCATGGACGTTTCTACGAGACAACTTCTACGCCGACTTCATGAGCGCCATGGTCGGGGAGGACGGTGCCATACGGGGACCGGCAGGCAACGGCCGTTGCTCGATTGTCGCCCGGGCGGATGTCGCCCGAACCGCCGCAGCCGTTCTGCAGGAACCAAGCAAGCACGCGTACCAAAGCTACGACCTGACGGGGCCCGAAGCGCTGTCCTTCCCGGAAATTGCCGGGATTCTCAGCGCCGAGGGCCTTCGTCAGGTGGGGTTCGTGAACGAAACGCTGGATCAGGCCTACGCCTCGCGTGCCGGCTACCAGGCACCGGACTGGCAGGTCGATGCGTGGGTTTCCACCTACACCGCCATCGCTTCGGGCGCACTTGAATCCGTGAGCGGTGATATTGAGTCGATTACCGGCCAAGCGCCGATGGGACTGCGAGAGCTGCTGCGCACCGCGGTTTCTTGA
- a CDS encoding low temperature requirement protein A, with the protein MSDNPLRHAMARMGGRDPHEQNRVSTPLELFFDLTFAIAFGAAANLFAHSLAGGHVGTGIISFSFVMFAIIWAWINFSWFASAYDTDDWVFRLVTMVQMLGVLILSLGLEPVFVSIQQRSPVDNGVMVLGYVVMRVALIFQWLRAAKQDPQRRATCLSYAKYLAVAQVGWIVVILVDTEVWAMLLIAGPLFVLEMAAPVIAERKTRTPWHAHHIAERYSLLAIIALGECLVGTITALRAVLSGSGWSLDMVAVGLAGIGLAFAMWWMYFMVPAGTALHAQRERSFVFGYAHMLLFASITATGVGLRVYAYYLEGKTQIGEAAVVASVAIPAAVFAIVLTFLHAYMVAVDPLQLWLAAALLVCSAAAIALAMAGLPLTLCLAMILAMPTATIILDELIGHRNRAAALDRLTGN; encoded by the coding sequence ATGAGCGACAATCCGCTGCGGCACGCCATGGCACGCATGGGCGGCCGGGACCCCCATGAGCAGAACCGCGTGTCCACGCCGCTGGAACTGTTCTTCGACCTGACCTTCGCGATAGCCTTTGGTGCCGCCGCAAACCTTTTCGCCCATAGCCTGGCCGGCGGACATGTGGGAACGGGCATCATCAGCTTTTCCTTCGTGATGTTCGCAATCATTTGGGCATGGATCAACTTCAGCTGGTTCGCAAGCGCCTACGACACAGACGACTGGGTGTTTCGTCTGGTGACAATGGTCCAGATGCTCGGTGTGCTGATTCTGTCCCTGGGCCTGGAACCCGTGTTCGTATCCATCCAGCAGCGTTCCCCCGTGGACAACGGTGTGATGGTGCTCGGATATGTGGTGATGCGTGTTGCCCTGATTTTCCAGTGGCTGCGTGCCGCCAAACAGGATCCGCAGCGCCGAGCGACATGCCTCAGTTATGCGAAGTACCTTGCGGTGGCGCAGGTCGGCTGGATCGTGGTGATTCTGGTGGACACCGAGGTTTGGGCGATGCTACTGATAGCTGGGCCGCTGTTCGTTCTTGAAATGGCGGCCCCGGTGATCGCCGAAAGGAAAACCCGGACGCCCTGGCATGCGCACCATATTGCCGAACGCTACAGTTTGCTGGCGATCATCGCGCTGGGCGAGTGCCTCGTCGGCACCATCACCGCCCTGCGGGCCGTGCTTTCCGGCAGCGGCTGGAGTCTGGACATGGTGGCAGTGGGGCTGGCCGGCATCGGATTGGCCTTCGCCATGTGGTGGATGTACTTCATGGTCCCGGCCGGAACCGCACTGCACGCCCAGCGTGAACGGTCGTTCGTCTTCGGCTACGCCCACATGCTGCTCTTCGCCTCAATTACCGCCACCGGCGTCGGGCTGCGCGTCTATGCGTATTACCTGGAGGGGAAGACCCAGATCGGCGAGGCTGCGGTGGTGGCCTCGGTGGCCATCCCGGCCGCGGTGTTCGCGATCGTGTTGACGTTCCTGCACGCCTACATGGTGGCAGTGGATCCGCTCCAGTTGTGGCTCGCTGCGGCACTGCTGGTGTGCAGCGCCGCAGCGATCGCCCTAGCCATGGCCGGGCTGCCGTTGACGCTTTGCCTGGCGATGATCCTGGCGATGCCGACGGCGACCATCATTCTCGATGAGCTGATCGGCCATCGCAATCGGGCAGCGGCGCTGGACCGTTTGACCGGGAACTGA
- a CDS encoding N-acetylmannosamine-6-phosphate 2-epimerase, with translation MLLTPSELEALRGRLIVSAQAYPGEPMRTPTTMAQVAASAVIGGAAAVRVQGIVDVQFTRSAVEVPVIGLWKDGHDGVFITPTASHALAVANAGAHIVALDGTRRERPDGLDLKQTIAMVHEQSHALVMADCGSLADALNAVEAGADLIGTTLAGYTGERPKTEGPDLDLLATLAASDLGVPLIAEGRIHTPAQARAALDAGAFAVVVGTAITHPASITGWFDAAMQA, from the coding sequence ATGCTCTTGACCCCCAGCGAACTCGAGGCCCTGCGCGGGCGCCTGATCGTCTCCGCCCAGGCCTACCCGGGCGAGCCCATGCGCACCCCCACCACCATGGCGCAGGTCGCCGCCTCTGCCGTCATCGGGGGAGCGGCTGCGGTGCGCGTCCAGGGCATCGTGGACGTGCAGTTCACCCGAAGCGCGGTTGAAGTTCCCGTGATCGGGCTCTGGAAGGACGGGCACGACGGCGTTTTCATCACCCCCACCGCGAGCCACGCCCTGGCCGTGGCCAATGCCGGGGCGCACATCGTCGCCCTGGACGGGACCCGCCGGGAGCGCCCGGACGGGCTGGACCTCAAGCAGACCATCGCCATGGTGCACGAGCAATCCCACGCACTGGTCATGGCAGACTGCGGTTCCCTGGCCGACGCGCTGAACGCAGTGGAGGCCGGCGCGGACCTGATCGGCACCACGCTGGCCGGCTACACCGGGGAACGGCCCAAGACCGAAGGCCCGGACCTGGACCTGTTGGCCACTCTGGCAGCCTCGGACCTCGGCGTGCCGCTGATCGCCGAGGGCCGGATCCACACCCCGGCCCAGGCCCGCGCGGCCCTTGACGCCGGTGCCTTCGCGGTCGTCGTCGGCACGGCCATCACCCATCCGGCCAGCATCACCGGCTGGTTCGACGCGGCCATGCAGGCGTAG